Proteins from a genomic interval of Bifidobacterium longum subsp. infantis ATCC 15697 = JCM 1222 = DSM 20088:
- a CDS encoding PHP domain-containing protein, with amino-acid sequence MQPIRIRSNHDYGGGALMRDFVNLHVHSDYSLADGVSTVSELMSEAQRLGQPAIGLTDHGSVGGLMEFWKAGRQRGIKPILGVEAYVTPETGRTDTRCVSWDNSWKERNTRRSVTCVPHDPYDVSGGGLFTHLTLWAESDEGLVNLMKASSVANLEGLVSRYPRMDNNVLSSFAKGLICGSGCMSGAIPTRLLLGQFDEALRMAGELQDIFGRDNFFIEIMDHGLSIEHQIRNDLVELAKRINAPLVATSDVHYAKRDDSLKHDVRICIETGDVMDGPHRFKFESEEYYLRSSAVMRSLFSDVPEACDNTLLIAERCDTGFCVAEDGSLMPQHVGADGRASSEILQGEVEGWLQTKYGSIPDSVWNRAQHEMAVIRETHAEEYLMAVAYCTNRLREEGHLVGPGKGILARSLVAYALGISEIDPIEYDLPFTDFQDSVFPTAVLQTERGLSRRVLQYLCDRYGNGYAAAVIAYSRFNDAKAVKDVSHVCGYQRFWDASSAEVWLQDNAKKSIADGLKDCIYDCSVRSDVLALCNKPLAEVTSIVRFPSGAESTAFDAKGCDELGLPRLRIAGSRVLQVVQDALRFIPDCNVPQVWDDSCSSLDESRVYDLLSAGYTAGIPFLDGMKSELMQQKLTSFAELIDICHSRGADRADAVARAMFAYRVAYVKTLYTIEFMTAMLNSYNEDGARAKLESIFEEMYCLGIHVRMPNINQSQYYATAYSSTGDDEKSAYGIQLGFNAIRGISEQLAEEIVSTRNKGSAYRSFNDFIRRVSLEHCNAGNVNYLIRAGAFDCVNPCRKALAQCGNDLIEAERQYRAAQSHGQGDLLQDVMDASPCAQKSTDEVVPNGSDWDQTTRQQLQCESFKWPIGRAIEQYVCA; translated from the coding sequence TTCGAATTCGAAGCAACCATGACTATGGAGGCGGTGCTCTTATGCGGGATTTCGTTAATTTGCATGTACATAGTGACTATTCGCTGGCAGATGGTGTCTCTACTGTGAGCGAGCTGATGAGTGAAGCGCAACGATTAGGTCAGCCAGCAATTGGTCTGACTGATCACGGCAGTGTCGGCGGTTTGATGGAGTTCTGGAAAGCAGGACGTCAGCGAGGCATTAAGCCGATTTTGGGTGTTGAAGCATACGTAACGCCAGAAACTGGCCGCACGGATACGAGATGCGTATCTTGGGATAATTCGTGGAAAGAGAGGAATACTCGAAGAAGTGTTACTTGTGTGCCTCATGATCCTTATGATGTCAGCGGTGGTGGGCTGTTTACTCACTTGACGCTATGGGCAGAGTCCGATGAAGGTCTTGTCAATCTCATGAAAGCATCTTCCGTGGCGAATCTCGAAGGTCTGGTCTCGCGTTATCCTCGCATGGATAACAATGTCTTGTCATCATTTGCAAAAGGACTTATTTGTGGGTCGGGCTGCATGTCTGGAGCCATTCCGACAAGATTGTTGCTTGGACAATTTGATGAAGCGTTGCGAATGGCCGGTGAACTACAGGATATTTTCGGTCGAGATAATTTCTTTATAGAAATCATGGATCATGGTTTGTCCATTGAGCACCAAATCAGGAATGATCTAGTGGAACTGGCGAAACGAATTAATGCGCCGTTAGTCGCAACTAGTGATGTGCATTATGCAAAGCGTGATGACAGTCTAAAACATGATGTGCGTATATGCATTGAAACAGGTGATGTGATGGATGGTCCTCATCGTTTCAAGTTTGAAAGCGAGGAGTATTATTTGCGTTCATCTGCGGTTATGCGGTCTCTGTTCTCCGATGTGCCTGAAGCCTGCGACAATACGTTGCTCATAGCAGAGCGGTGCGATACCGGATTTTGTGTAGCGGAAGATGGCTCATTAATGCCGCAGCATGTTGGTGCTGATGGCCGAGCGTCGAGTGAAATTCTTCAAGGGGAAGTTGAAGGATGGCTGCAAACGAAGTATGGAAGCATACCGGATTCAGTGTGGAATCGTGCTCAACACGAAATGGCTGTGATTCGTGAAACCCATGCTGAAGAATACTTGATGGCCGTCGCATATTGTACGAATCGATTGCGAGAAGAGGGGCATTTGGTCGGGCCCGGGAAGGGGATATTGGCTCGCAGCCTTGTCGCCTATGCGCTGGGGATTAGTGAGATTGATCCCATCGAATACGATTTACCCTTTACTGATTTTCAAGATTCAGTCTTTCCTACAGCTGTTTTGCAAACGGAACGGGGACTGTCCAGGCGGGTATTGCAATATCTATGTGACCGATATGGGAATGGTTATGCAGCTGCTGTAATTGCATACAGCCGTTTTAACGATGCCAAGGCAGTGAAAGATGTGTCGCATGTATGCGGATATCAACGGTTCTGGGATGCATCCTCGGCTGAGGTTTGGTTGCAGGATAACGCCAAGAAGTCTATTGCGGATGGGTTGAAAGACTGTATATATGACTGTTCCGTTCGCAGTGATGTGTTGGCTCTTTGCAACAAGCCCCTTGCCGAAGTAACGTCCATTGTTCGTTTTCCTTCGGGGGCAGAAAGCACCGCGTTTGATGCAAAAGGCTGTGATGAACTTGGGCTTCCTCGTCTCCGTATTGCAGGTTCGAGAGTTTTGCAGGTGGTGCAGGATGCCCTTCGATTCATACCGGATTGCAATGTGCCGCAAGTATGGGACGATTCTTGCAGTTCGTTGGATGAGAGCCGTGTGTATGACTTACTGTCCGCGGGCTATACGGCCGGTATTCCATTCTTGGATGGAATGAAGAGCGAACTGATGCAGCAGAAGCTTACCTCTTTTGCGGAGCTAATTGACATATGCCATAGCAGAGGTGCCGACCGCGCAGATGCTGTTGCTCGTGCAATGTTCGCATACCGTGTCGCCTATGTGAAAACGTTATACACAATCGAATTCATGACCGCAATGTTGAATAGTTATAACGAGGATGGCGCTAGAGCGAAACTGGAAAGTATATTTGAAGAAATGTACTGTTTAGGTATTCATGTAAGAATGCCAAACATTAATCAATCTCAATATTATGCGACAGCGTATTCCAGTACCGGTGACGATGAGAAATCGGCATATGGAATTCAGCTCGGTTTTAATGCGATACGGGGCATTTCGGAACAATTGGCAGAAGAAATCGTTTCAACCCGTAATAAGGGCAGTGCCTATCGCAGTTTTAATGATTTTATACGTCGTGTTTCATTGGAACATTGCAATGCAGGGAATGTCAATTACCTCATTAGAGCCGGTGCTTTTGATTGCGTCAACCCCTGCAGGAAGGCTCTTGCCCAATGTGGCAATGACCTTATCGAGGCGGAAAGGCAATACAGAGCAGCACAATCCCATGGACAGGGTGATTTATTGCAGGATGTAATGGATGCAAGTCCTTGTGCGCAAAAGAGTACAGATGAAGTCGTCCCTAATGGTTCGGATTGGGATCAAACCACTCGGCAACAGCTCCAGTGTGAGTCTTTCAAATGGCCAATAGGACGTGCGATTGAACAATATGTGTGTGCTTAG